Genomic window (Corticium candelabrum chromosome 3, ooCorCand1.1, whole genome shotgun sequence):
CACGTTTGGATAACTTGAGCTTAGCTACTAGCTGTTATTGTGCGCAGCTGTAAGAGTGCAGCTTAGGCATAGCTGTAGTTGCTCCCCTTAGGTTTGTAACCATAATAAAGGGTCTctcatatgtatgtatgtatgtactatgtatgtatgtatgtatgtatgttacatCCACGgataaccacacacacacgtgcatgcacgtatATGATATGATTATATCGGTTATTGTAGagctttcatacacagcataacaaaataacatgaattcgcACAATtggctgtgttcacactagggtttagAACTGGGTTTGTAACTGCTTAGCCTGACCAATTCCTTTACAGGAATGTGGGTTAGAGCAGAGCTAGCCTCTCACCCTGCTGAAAAATAGGGTTAGAGCGGGATTAGAGCTGGGTTTAGGTTGGGTTAccgcttgtcaaaacattccagtttatcCATATTGCATATCGATCACAGCAATGcatcaaagaagattgctctactttgtTGTAGTGTGGCGGTTTTTCATTGAGCAAATCACATGCGCAGCACGACTTGCGGATTTCTTTCGTGAGAGGAGCGGTCGCAACCGCAGATTCAGACAGCTGTTGCTGTCCTACCACACGCATGTCGTCTTCCGTTGTCGCCTTACTTTGACATTACTGAGTGGTTTTGTGGCTCTACATCGCCGTCATTTTGTTCAACGTACCGTGTGGGTCAAGCCCAGGACAGAGACATGGTGGACAAAACGTAGTCTGTAGGAACTGAAGTGAACGTGAGTGGAAAGCTAACTTCCGTATCTAACTTGCATCCATATATTTCTCGTCGCAGCACTGATTTCGTGACCCTGTGCCGGTAAGCAAAcgtgttgctgtctgtctctggAAGTTGGCGGGAATTCTGAATTCCGTACAGTTTCTCAAATGTTGAAGGTGCGATCAATGGCACACATATTCCAATGAAATGTCCTCATGACTATTCGGACGAGTACTACAATCGAAAATGTTTTCATTCAGTTATTCTGGAAACTGTAGTTGACTCTTTCATGTACTTTACTGACATCTGTGTTGGATGGCCTGGACGAGTCCACGATGCCAGGGTATTGTCCAATAGTAAGTTGTATCAGAAAGCTGAGCATTTTGGGACATGCTTTGCTGATGGTTAACCTGTAAACATCAATGGAGTAATGGTACCAGTTCTTATCATTGGAGATCCAGCTTATCCCCTGCTTCCATGGCTTATGAAACCATATCCTCAAACAGGAGCGCGTAATCGTAATAAACAAAACTTCAACTTTAAACTGAGCAGTACAAGGATGGTTGTGGAGCGGGCATTTGGTCTTCTTAAGGGTCGCTTCAGGATTCTGCATAAGCAACAAGACACTACCTTGCACAACGTTTGCCATGTTGTTACTGCTTGTTGCATTCTTCACAACTACTGTATTGCACATGATGATGAGTCGGATTATGACTGGCTCATTGACTGTGAAGATGgcaatgacaatgatgatgatgatgatgatgatgatgatgatgatgatgatgatgatgatgatgatgatgatggtgatgatgatgatgatgatgatgaggatgacAATGATGGTCATAATTCACAAGGCAATAGTGATGCTAATGACACAAGAGAAGCGCTATTACAGTACCTGCAGTGAAATCAGTTGACAGTAATAAGCTAAGAAAACCCAACAAGTTACATAgtgaaattgatattaaaactTGTCTTTATAGGTCTTGCATGCAgttatactacagtactaaaGTTTTAGCAGAAGTTTAAGCAACCCCAAATCTATTATTAGATTAATAAAATCACAAAGTAGAACTTTTAATTGCTcaagtgcatgcatatgttGCAATGGTATAAACTAGTAATAAACAACAAAGTTACTGGTCTTTCAAAACTCTTAAAGCTTCAAGAAAGaattcttgttgttttgtgctttgtACTTGATCTGCTTCAAGCCtttgttgcagtagcctttcctctctctctccatctGCCGTTCCATCATTGCAGCAAATCTGTCTTCCATAGAAGACAAACTTATTTCAATGGTGGTTACAATGTCTTCAAAAACGGCAGCAGCTCTTGGACGTTTTATCTTCCTTGTTCCTGACGAGTTTGTCTTCTATTGGCTGTTCCTTTTTCTTTGGCAACACTCACACTAATGCTATCATCACAGCTATCATCAAGAATCTGTACGTCATTGCTGGGGCTACTTGCTTGAACAGGTGAGGTTGCACaaaagttgttgttgtgtcgTTACAGACTATATATtggttctattgcagctcgcttacagtgtcTACGCAATACTACACCAGACTACACAAAGCTGGCTAACCACATGCCACAGTACTATATAGTGTCATATTCTATCagtatgctaatgagtactaAGGGTAGTCCAAagtcccttactctactacactCCCTTCCACAAAATCTCTCGATATCTCTTGGGGGTCTTCTATTGTTCCTGGTGGGATATTGTTGATTTTCTCTCTGTGTTGACTTCTCAATTGGTTTCTTTGTTGGCATGTTATCAGTCTGTTCTGACCGTGTTTCTGTTAACTCAGGGTGGCTAGAAGTAGTTGATACTGAGTCTTCCCTGGTAGAGTCTGTTGATGAGATGGTCTTCTCAGCACCGACTTCGGAATAGTTTCCAGCTTGTGGTGAAATcagcgttgtcctgctggaagacaaagtcgtctcctatcagtgccgctgcgtctgtaagcatgtgctcctccagaacctgttggtacgccgtgctgtccaaacgatcTTCCAGTacgtttcaccagagacctcaaaccatgccaacacatcgatccccacaccatcacactagccgcgtgctggaccgtagggtcacaacattcagggagaaattcctcacctttgcgacgccaaacgtacagagcaccatcgtttcctatgctgacttttgactcatctgtaaaaagaacagatttccagtcatccaaagtccattgtgtgtgagtggttgtccatcccagtcgcaaacgccgatggttttctgttagcagtgggttttttctaggcctccgagcgttcactcctgtctcactgagacgacgacggactgttctacttgacacctgcttgccggtttcatcagccggCTGATACGatagcagtcgtgatggtgctctgcggttctgcagtgtcattctcttcagtcgatgatcttcccggattgtcgttgccttcccacgtccaggtcgtttttcataatcgctgctgccatgggaaagccgttgcaggcactgatgaaccgaattcctggagcggcggacagaagctgcgatctgacgcacagaatggccaactgagtgaagggcttcaattttccctcgcgtttttggactcaactgtttgcctcgaggcatcgctgcaactcgtgaaatagcgcacggaacaagactctgcaactgcgtgcagctgaacgttcaggctaacttatcgcctaagtttggcggtctcaagggcagcggttttagtgtagctgacattttggcggtagcagtttgagatttgctacgtaaaacgtgaaccggaagtggcatgtcaatgttcttttgttgctataactttattagtttttgtcttagcaggatttctttgtaattaattagtgtcgcataatttttgaatacgttgaagtttgtttattgattaaaatggcaaaacaattcaaattgtgatgacatgcgtgaaatcaatgcgcaaaaacagatgattcgcctttttttcataatgttgataagaggacccacaaaattgctttcactctctactacagagcattcttagattgtatgccaagaatgagcatccaagagcgatgaacgtgtacaaagacaagaaaagtaggaatggccgtcttccttcttcaaagcaaactagatgcgcagtaggtagtacgTGAAGCTacagtcttgaactcaagctatgttacattctaacaatggcgcaatccatgaaaaaagaaattcgaaaaacatttggttttgctagagaaaaattcagtgccaaagttagactagacacaaaaatgccaggtgtccctataattttgtccaagtctgtatatatatatatatatatatatatatatatatatatatatatatatatatatatatatatatatatatgtcatgACATGCCTTCGAAATACATCATAACTGCCATGATGTTTGCATAAGCACGGTAGTCATACCCATTATTGTTGAATATCTGGAAGCATTGCGTAGCAGTTGCAGCAGTGATGACGTATTCTGGGCTCTGACACTGGTATTTGGTATAATTGTATTCTGTCCTATGGAAAGCAAATATTTGTCGCATTGCCACCAGTCAGTCGGTTCTTCTCGAAGTCCAACACAATTCCTAGACCAGAATGAAGAATTATTGCAGATACTATGGAAGATTAAACCACAAGACAGCACAAATGGAACTATTTTCCATACTCGCCATCGCATTGGATCATATTTAGCTGGGTTGTTACTAAGTCACAATTCCCACAATGCCACTGTCTCTGCTTTAGTTCAactgaaacaaagaaacaatatTTTAGTTATTCTGATTGCAGATGCATTACATTGGAAAGTATTGCCTGTCTCCAAAAGGTGATGCCAGGCTTGGGAACTAAAATACTTTGACAGATGACTACTCTCAAAGTCTACTTCTACAATGTCGTCAGGAAGTTCTTCTGGCCTCGCCGGGATGTCAATTTTCTCTATCAGTTGACCATCTTTTTCAAGCTTAGACATGGTTGTTTCATCACAAAACGAATGTAGTACAGCTGTATATGGTCTACATGAACATACCTAGTCTCACCATTCACGTTTACAAGATAGTTGCTCGGTCCCAGTTTCTGATCGAACTACTGTTCCAGAGAGCCACCGTCCCCGACTATCTTGTCTTGTGTTCCatactgccactgattctGCAGGTAACATCTCACGATTTCTGGATGCAGCTTCTGTTTggctctcctgtctgtctcgaATCTCTCCTCCAACTGTAGGTTTAACAAGACTTAGTCTTGTTCGTAAGACTCTCTCCATTAGCAATTCGGATGGCGTTTTTCCTGTTGAGGTATTTGGAGTCGACCTATACTGCAGCAGTAGTATAGATATTTGATGTCGAATAGTACGTCCTTTTGGTCGTGCCTCCATAGATCTCTTGAAAATTTGAACTGCTCGTTCTGCTTGTCCATTGCTCGATGGGTGGTACGGAGGGGTGAGTTGGTGTTTGATACCATTTCCTTTCATGAACTCCTGGAATTCTACTGACCTGAATTGTGGACCATTATCTGTCACTAATCGTCTTGGAATGCCATGAAAAGTGAAAACTCGCCTCATCACCTCTATTGTTCTACTAGCGGTTGTACTAGTGCCCATTTCATGCACTTCCAACCATTTCGAATAAGCGTCAATCATAATAAGATAGTGTTGACCTTCAAACTCCGCGAAATCTGCGTGAACTCTCTCCCAAGGTGCTGTGGGATACATCCATGGATGAGGAATACCAGCAAGCGGTTTATTCCTCTGACGTTGGCAAATTTCCCATTTCTTGCACAATTCTTCCAACGTCATGTCCAAACTCGGCCACCAGATATATATTATAAGATCTAGCTAATGCTTTCATTCGATTTGAACCTAGGTGATTTTCATGAAGATCTGCTAGAACTCTTGACTGTAATTTTTGCTGTCTTATCACACCTGTTCCCCACAGTAAACAGTTCTGTTCAACGCTAAGTTCATCTGACCGTCGTGAGTAGGTTTGTAACCTTGGATCCATGTGACTtttccagttccatccagACAATGTATACTGGAACGCCTGTCTCAAAATTGGATCTGCTTTAGTCCCTTGTGctacttctgctgctgttacaggtAGATTTCACAGCAATCCACATGGTACAATTCCTGGTTAGGGTCTGCGAAATTCACTTCCATTGGCAGTCGGGACAGCATATCTGCTTCCTTATTCTCCTCTCCAACCATATACTCCAGGTTGTACTCATATGCACTTAAAATTAGTGCCCACCTCTGCAGCCTTGCTGCTGCTAACGCCGAGATACCCTGTTTAGGTGCCAGAATTTTGACCAAAGGTTTGTGATCTGTCACTAGTGTAAATCTTCGGCCAATGAGGAACTTGTGGAAATGACGAACACCGGAAATTATAGCCAGTGCTTCACGCTCTATTTGGGCGTAGCCCTTTTCTGCTGATGGCAGTGTCCGTGAAGCAAATGTTACTGGTCTCTCCGATCCATCCTCAAACTCGTGACTCAAACAGGCTCCTATTCCATATGGGGATGCGTCACATTTGAGCTTGACTGGTCGAGACAAATCATAGTGCGTAAGAAAACCAGACTGTAATAACTTGTTCTTTGCTGCATTGAATGCGGCCCTGTGTTTCCTTGTCCATCTCCACTGTTTTCCTTTTTGAAGTAACTCATACAATGCTTGTAGAGTATTCGACAGATTTGGTAAGAAATGGCTGTAATAGTTCAACAGCCCCagaaatgccttcaactcaGTCACATTTCTTGGCTCAGGTGCTCCCCTGATAGCCTTGACCTTGTCTTCTGTAGATTTCAGACCTTCTTGATCTACCCTGTGACCTAAGTAAGTCACCTCAGACTGACCAAATTCACATTTGTCCTTCTTTAGCCGGACTCCTCTTTGCCTTAGGCATTGTAATACTTGTCTCACTCTTGCATCGTGCTCAGCATCAGTTGAACCGACAATCAGTATGTCATcgaaaaaacaacaaactcctgGTATTCCAGACAATATCATATCCATCGTCTTCTGGAAAATACTCGGTGCTGTTCGTATACCAAAAGGCATTCTggtataagtaaacaaaccctTCCTAGTATTTATAGTCAAATACTGTTGGCTTCCGGTATCCACTTCCATTTGTTGGTAAGCTTGCTTTAGATCAAGCCCGGTGAATCGTCGACCACTCGCTAAAGGAGCAAATAAATCTTGAGCATTTGGTGTGGGATACTCAATATTTTCCAAATATTCATTGATGGTTactttgtagtcaccacaCAATCTGATACTGCCGTCAGATTTCCTCACCACTACTATAGGTGAAGCCCACTCGCTCTGTTCTACAGGTGTCAGTACTTCTTCTTTGACTAAGCGATCGATTTCAGTATCCACTTTAGCTTGTAACGCAAATGGTACTGGTCTTGCCTTATGAAAGACTGGCGTTGCATTGGCGCTCAAAGTAATTTTCGCTTGCACTCCTTGCAGCTTTCCCATTCCTTCCTTGAATAACTCAGGAAAGTCGTGTACGGGATCCAGGACATTCAAGCTAAATAAGGATGCCCAGTCCAACTTGAGTTGTGACAACCAATTCCTGCCAAGCACTACTGGCTTATTTGCAGCATTGACGACAACTACTCTACCTCGTATTTCTTGATCTCCGTAGCGTACTGGTACTACAGCTTCTCCGCGTACAGACAATGTCTGTCCGCAATATGACTGTAATTTCACGTTGCTGCTCTGGAGTTTGACATGAGATCGTTGTTTCTCATAGGTCTCCCTGGGAATCACGGTAATAGTTGCACCCGTGTCAACAATCAGCTGTAATTCTCGTCCAGCTACAGTAATATTGAATTCGATTGCATCCTGACTTCCCAGACCATAAAGTGAATAtacttcctcttcttccacttgtaacGTGGCTTGCTTCTGGTACTTTGTATTCTTGGTACCCGTTGCTCCGCTCCTGTTCTTGAAATCGCCTTGCTTCTTACTCCGGCAGGCTTTTGCGATATGTCCCTTCTTGTGACATAAATAGCACTCTCTTGATTTCATCTGACACTTATCAGCAACGTGCCCCTTGCCATTGCATCTGTAGCATACTTTCACATCACACTGTGTTGTCTTTGACCTCCCACTGCTACTACTTTGCGTGCTAAATGCCGTCTCGTGGTCTAATGTTGATTCGTGTCTGCGCGTGTCTCCTCGAAAAGCTATCGTTTCTTGTCTTGCAGATTCAAAAGTTTGCACGATTCGTACCGCTTTCTCGAGTGTTAAGTCAGGTTCCGCCAGAATTTTCTGCTGTAGGGCTGCTCCTCGTAATCCTCACACGAATTGGTCCCTCAACGCAACTGACAACTTGTCTCCGAACTCACTGTGTTTAGCTAGACGACGCAATTCTGACAAGAACACCGTAACAGTCTcaccttctttctgttgtctctgtAATAATGGAATCGCTCGGCTATGACAATCTTCTTTGGCTCGTAATGATTTCTCAGTTGTtgaatgatgtcatcaagCTCCAAATCTTGCGGTTGGCGAGGTCGTACCAAGGTCCGCAACAAACTGTAGATCGATGCACCCACAGACGTTAGAAAAATTGCCTTCCTACGAGCTACGTGCTCGTCTCCTATCGGTACTGCGTTTGCCAGGCAGTAAAGCTCGAAGCTTTTCTTGTATTCGTCGCTGCTTTCTACTTTTGCTCGGAATTCGCCCGTGTTTCAAATTCGCGGCTGCACTCGCCATCTCTCGTCGCCACTGTTGTGTCGTTACCGACTATATATTAAttctattgcagctcgcttacagtgtcTACGCACTACTACACCAGACTACACAAAGCTGGCTAACCACTatgctcgagtgtccagccggtcatctcccccctcGGCGGAGATAGACCGGCTAGacacattcgccactcaaaggaaaccgctgcctctctatcctccaatcaggattttacacgtttggctagtgtttgtacatgcacgtgtattcacgataactgctgatagcaatgcccgtcgctattggctctctactaatggctttgtacctgagtagtcaattgcttttaccgtctgatatcacatttcgttagcgtttgagctacacctgcatgtcgtcttctcttttaTCTTCCGTTTCGTACTTGGAGGaataggcagcgcatgcaaaacaacttctagtagcttagggtgtcgtacgttgcatgcattgaacgagtagacgatctacaaagcgtggtatttgcactcaacgcagggcgacgtgcagagatatgatttgcgtacattgcggtcgacctttggttggcttctgtggtaaactttgagtctagcgctcttagaacgagaaacagacaacgagaagagctggaaagagtcgacctgttgtttgtagacttggatggcacgtgtcgagactacacGCATTTGCGTCAGAacgaaattacattagcaaagagccaatagagacgtgcatccctatcgaggatgcacaaacattgaacggcaatctgattggaggatagagagtcggcagtttgtttgagtgtcgaatgtctccagccggttaTTCTCCGCCGCAGGGGGAGAGatatgaccggctggacactcgagcctagctAACCACATGCCACAGTACTATATAGTGTCACTAGTACTACCCGcccctatgggcggtggcaatctaggcggtggcaatctatcgctgtacgccacttctgcaaagaagacgcaccttccgtgacacacggaTGCATGCAAAAGCGGCCTGGTGAgccggcgcatcttgcactctgggaaGTAGAGGATGACGTACAGTGGCTGGTgggcgtacagtggctggcgggcatacgtcacatccgcatactcggttagTTGATTGAGAaaacaaactccggctcaTCAGGCCGTTAGCGCATCCAGACGATGCAGATGATGGCGCATCCAGACGATCAATGCAGATGAAGCGCAGACCAGTTCATGGCACATTCTCACACTCGGTCAATTGAACACGTGCATCTCGCGTATCTCAATTCACGTCACATCCACATACTCGGCACTTCCACGAAGACACATTCGCGTAGCAATCTAATTTTGGGTTGATTTGAGCCCCAAAAGCAATCCGACAcgaccgttcgtctcagactacgcattttccagcatccacatctcagactctttccacctaaaacgtcatgatctattcgtggagaatgacgtcactttcGCACTAGCCGCCCTATGGCCATATGGGCGGTGGAAATCTGGGCGGTGGAAATCTGGGAGGTGGAAATCTGGGCGGTAGCAATCTGCCattgtacgccacttctgcaaagaagacgcaccttccctGACACACTTATAGATGGATCTTACAGAACACACTTGCACAAGCAAGGCCCACGCGAAGTGCTGTTGTAGTTCACTACATGCTGACAGTGTCAGGTGACTGGACAGGCCAGCTAGCTAGCCGCTGTAGCATGTCGATTCGTTGACACTTCTTGACAGACAAAATGTAGACACACGCATACTATAGCCTAGACTCTACGTATCTTAGACTGCAGCCGGCACATCTTGCATTTTCTCTTCCCACAATACATGCCTCTGCAGAGGCCATAGCCGACGCTACCGTCACAGACCGTGAGCCGCAGCCAGCTTACTCTGACTACAGCCAGCGCAGCCAGACGATGCAGATGATGGCGCATCGTACGCATCCAGACGATCAATGCAGATGAAGCGCAGACCAGttcacgtcacatccgcatactcgatGCAGATGACGcgatctattcgtggagaatgacgtcacttccgcgaagacacagccgcgcatctcatttcagaccTCCAAAGTCTCGTCTTGGGCCGTCGGAGTCACTACGGGCgaaatccgacgcgaccgttcgtctcggaaTCGCAATCTCGACCGGCccgccgcgtttcgcgacgatccgagaccggcgtcgtgtcgatcggcgcgttacatacatacatgtggacaggtggacagacggaagtgggcgtttCCGAGCGTTAGCGTAATATAGATAAGATATTCTATCagtatgctaatgagtactaggggtagtcccatagtcccttactctactacacAAACCAGAGAGGAGAACATGGACACTGTTACACCTGGATAGTTGCAATGATAtaactagcctcgtaccagtccctctcgcgccgtcgtgcccggttcccgtataacacgacagcGCCGGAGAGGATCCGGGATCATACCgtctactttcttcacctagtgtcaccccacgtcaccaatgtcaacactctcatgctcttagttaattatgaagctaTCCTTCCATCAAACTTATGCTAGCTCtgatatccgattgcatacatttaCTGTTTACATGTCGTTcctgtacagctgcatgagaagAGACCCACTTTCCCTAtagaaagagattcattcacagagggagctcgatcctgagttcgatttacgttatctgaagctgtgaggttCAATGTGAtttgatcagcagtctaggtagcttggactagggatgcactagacgccgctctattactgtgctaggctacgagaacaatacaaatcgggaagctcgagtacgattcggaaacatttggagcctggcagagcgtgctgtcagacacggtgttgacttccgctctagagtctcttggagaggaagtcctctttcccagagaggttggcaaatacgtagagcttgcgtagagacaggataccaacactgaaaggaaacaagtagagtatGAATAgaaggtcaagtctgttgcaagacattccgtgtgacacatgagaataactattagactaatcgtattagtagcctgaggattggtgacatacgagctagtttgatcatttaatagcataaacggtaagctgtatgatcccagaccctctcagGTGTTGTCATGTtttacgggaaccgggcaggacggcgcgagagggtctggtacgaggctagataTATCAATCAGGTAGTCTTGGCATTTTCTTCGAACAGCCTCTACATCGTGTTGTATTGAGTCATTCCCTAGAGAATTGACTACAGTTTCCCAGACGACATCTTTGTGAGGTGGCTCATCTGTTTGAATTAGTTGGGGATCTTGTTCAACTAAGTCTTGCTGACTTATGTGCATTGCATATGTAGCTGCCACTAAGTGAATGTGCTTACAAATAGTCGGTTTACGACGAAGTCTAAGCAAGTGCATGAAATTGGTGAATGCAAATGTGGCATTGGTTACACACTATGGTGCAGCAAGGAACAGCTGTTCGATTTTGCCTCTGTACTTTGTATATGAAGATATCTTTGCCATTATTTGACTTGATTTGCAAGAGATCTTCTTCAATATTTTCTATGCAATCTGGTGACATTAAAGAGCTTGTCTGGTGTCTCTCATGCATCATCCGTAATAGGTTAATCCCTGCTTTTCCTTTACTCAATTTGATTATAGGCGATCAAAGCTTTGTTTCTGGCAAATTTTAGTAAGGTGAAGACAGGAGTGTCAAGACGTCTGTTCACACGTCCATGAAAGTACACATATTTTAGAACACGATGGAATGCTTCCACAtacatgtttgtatttataCCACTACCCATTCTGTAACACA
Coding sequences:
- the LOC134176982 gene encoding uncharacterized protein K02A2.6-like, producing MTLEELCKKWEICQRQRNKPLAGIPHPWMYPTAPWERVHADFAEFEGQHYLIMIDAYSKWLEVHEMGTSTTASRTIEVMRRVFTFHGIPRRLVTDNGPQFRSVEFQEFMKGNGIKHQLTPPYHPSSNGQAERAVQIFKRSMEARPKGRTIRHQISILLLQYRSTPNTSTGKTPSELLMERVLRTRLSLVKPTVGGEIRDRQESQTEAASRNREMLPAESVAVWNTRQDSRGRWLSGTVVRSETGTEQLSCKREW